A window from Pseudooceanicola algae encodes these proteins:
- a CDS encoding ABC transporter ATP-binding protein: MLELKGINVHYGSTQVLWDVSMSVGRGEIVSVMGPNGSGKSTVLKAAMGLKKASSGAVILNGTDLQGKSATTRPRQGMSIVLERRRLFPRMSVRENILLGAFTRPQKDARRAFDEVLDTLPDLKPHLNATAGKLSGGQQQMVAIARGLMADPRVLLMDEPFLGLSPIMVKTVSGIMKSINERGVAILFNEQNAKLSFALSHRGYLLESGRVVLSGSGEEMLDHPEVKRVYLGVGAAAK, from the coding sequence ATGCTTGAGCTGAAGGGTATCAATGTGCATTACGGCTCGACGCAGGTCCTTTGGGACGTGTCGATGTCTGTCGGGCGCGGCGAGATCGTTTCGGTCATGGGGCCAAACGGATCGGGCAAGAGCACGGTCCTGAAAGCGGCCATGGGGCTGAAGAAGGCATCATCGGGCGCGGTCATCCTGAACGGCACCGACCTGCAGGGCAAATCGGCGACCACGCGGCCGCGTCAGGGCATGAGCATCGTGCTGGAGCGCCGCCGGCTTTTCCCGCGGATGAGCGTTCGTGAGAACATCCTTCTTGGCGCCTTTACACGGCCGCAAAAGGACGCGCGCCGGGCCTTCGACGAGGTTCTGGACACGCTTCCGGATCTCAAACCCCACCTGAACGCAACCGCCGGAAAGCTGAGCGGCGGGCAGCAGCAGATGGTGGCGATCGCCCGCGGCCTGATGGCCGATCCGCGTGTGCTGCTGATGGACGAGCCGTTCCTCGGCCTGTCGCCGATCATGGTTAAAACCGTGTCGGGCATCATGAAATCAATCAACGAAAGAGGGGTCGCCATTCTCTTCAATGAACAGAACGCCAAGCTCTCCTTCGCGCTGAGCCACAGGGGATACCTGCTGGAAAGTGGCCGCGTGGTGCTGAGCGGATCGGGCGAAGAGATGCTGGATCACCCCGAAGTGAAACGCGTCTACCTGGGTGTCGGAGCAGCAGCGAAATGA
- a CDS encoding ABC transporter ATP-binding protein, with product MTANLLEVSQATVQFGGVVALDRVDLTVREGQTMAILGPNGAGKTTLFNVVAGVVPPSQGSIRLGDTDVTKATSSLRSAKGIARTFQITQPFSGLTVIENVMVAIVSRGQSMAAARDEAAEYVEFVGLSAKLDEPARTLSTGQRKRLELARALATKPRLLLLDEVTGGVDRPSIPQILDLIRRLREERGITVLVVEHNMEVLFGLADEAIFLNRGKVLVTGTMQEVAEHAAVRSIYLGDSDA from the coding sequence ATGACAGCAAACTTGTTGGAAGTCAGTCAAGCGACCGTCCAGTTTGGCGGCGTTGTCGCGCTTGACCGTGTCGACCTTACCGTAAGGGAAGGTCAAACCATGGCCATCCTCGGCCCGAACGGCGCCGGAAAGACCACCCTTTTCAATGTGGTGGCCGGGGTGGTGCCTCCGTCGCAGGGATCTATCCGCCTGGGTGATACGGACGTGACGAAGGCGACCTCCAGCCTTCGAAGCGCGAAGGGAATCGCGCGGACATTCCAGATCACGCAGCCCTTCAGCGGGCTGACGGTGATCGAGAACGTGATGGTCGCCATCGTGTCGCGCGGGCAAAGCATGGCTGCCGCCCGCGACGAGGCTGCCGAGTACGTCGAGTTTGTTGGCCTGAGCGCCAAGCTTGACGAACCCGCGCGCACGCTCAGCACCGGGCAGCGAAAGCGACTGGAACTGGCCCGCGCCCTGGCGACAAAACCCCGTCTGCTTCTTCTCGACGAGGTCACCGGCGGCGTCGATCGGCCCAGCATTCCGCAGATCCTCGACCTGATCAGACGGCTGCGCGAAGAGCGTGGGATCACTGTCCTGGTCGTTGAGCACAACATGGAGGTGCTCTTCGGCCTCGCCGACGAGGCGATCTTCCTCAATCGCGGAAAGGTCCTCGTGACAGGCACCATGCAGGAGGTCGCCGAACACGCGGCCGTCCGCAGTATCTATCTGGGAGATAGCGATGCTTGA
- the betI gene encoding transcriptional regulator BetI, with protein sequence MAKTRAAKKPGRTRIEDLRRQELIDGAHRVFLRHGLSGLTTTRICKEAGMSQGILTYYFSGKDEVLFAMVRQNNRVLVEQVVDNMRHATTRWERLAGIIEGNFPDSHFEEKIACAWLSICAASGSDPRFAKLQKLFYARLSSNVASAVLPILSKDEAAQLSYSIGAQIDGLWLRRGTDKTMSRDKALSLTFWTIERVIGRDQLNALRSMPAR encoded by the coding sequence ATGGCGAAGACACGGGCCGCAAAAAAACCCGGCCGGACACGCATCGAGGACCTGCGGCGGCAGGAACTGATCGACGGGGCGCATCGTGTCTTCCTGCGGCATGGCCTGTCTGGTCTGACCACCACGCGCATCTGCAAGGAGGCTGGGATGTCTCAGGGCATCCTGACCTACTATTTCTCCGGTAAGGACGAAGTCCTCTTTGCCATGGTGCGCCAGAACAACAGGGTTTTGGTAGAGCAGGTCGTCGATAACATGCGCCACGCCACGACCCGGTGGGAGCGGCTTGCCGGTATCATCGAAGGCAATTTTCCCGACAGCCATTTCGAAGAAAAGATCGCCTGCGCTTGGCTATCCATCTGCGCCGCCTCGGGGAGCGACCCCAGGTTCGCGAAGCTGCAGAAGCTGTTCTATGCGCGGCTGTCGTCGAACGTGGCGTCGGCGGTGCTTCCGATTCTATCAAAGGATGAAGCCGCCCAGTTGAGCTATTCCATCGGGGCTCAGATCGACGGCCTGTGGCTGCGGCGTGGGACCGACAAGACCATGTCGAGGGACAAAGCCCTGTCATTGACCTTTTGGACGATCGAAAGGGTCATTGGCCGCGATCAGCTCAATGCGCTGAGGTCCATGCCTGCACGCTGA